A window of the Bacillota bacterium genome harbors these coding sequences:
- the glnA gene encoding type I glutamate--ammonia ligase: MEKTDVLALARENGVKFIRLQFTDILGVMKNVAITVEQLDKALDGELMFDGSSILGFTRIEESDMYLRPDPDTFAIFPWRPKDGAVARLMCDIYNPDGTPFAGCPRGALKRAVNNAAAMGYSMQVGPELEFFLFYNDENGKPTMKTHDRAGYFDLSPIDLGEQARRDIVITLEEMGFEIEASHHEVAPGQHEIDFKYSDALDTADKIMTFKFVVRTIAQRHGLHATFMPKPVFGINGSGMHTNQSLFKGEENAFYDSNGSMELSKEAFYYIGGLLKHARALAAITNPTINSYKRLVPGYEAPVYLAWSGRNRSPLIRIPAKRGLSTRVELRNPDPSCNPYLGIACSLMAGLDGIYNKIEPPAPCDRNIYEMSASDRRDMGIASLPASLMESYAELSGDEVLRSTLGGHIFEKLIEAKEIEWDSYRMSVHQWEIDEYLTKF, encoded by the coding sequence GTGGAAAAAACTGATGTTCTGGCCTTAGCCAGAGAGAACGGCGTCAAGTTTATTAGGCTTCAGTTTACTGACATTCTGGGTGTTATGAAAAATGTTGCCATCACTGTGGAACAGCTGGATAAAGCTCTGGACGGAGAATTAATGTTTGATGGTTCGTCCATTCTTGGTTTTACTCGCATCGAGGAATCGGATATGTACTTACGACCGGACCCGGACACCTTTGCGATATTCCCGTGGCGTCCTAAAGACGGTGCGGTGGCCAGGCTGATGTGCGATATTTACAATCCCGATGGAACTCCCTTTGCGGGTTGTCCCCGGGGTGCTTTAAAGCGCGCTGTTAATAATGCCGCGGCCATGGGATATTCCATGCAGGTGGGACCGGAGCTGGAATTCTTCTTATTCTATAATGATGAAAACGGTAAGCCCACTATGAAAACTCATGACCGGGCCGGTTATTTTGATTTATCTCCTATTGACCTCGGGGAGCAGGCCCGGCGGGATATTGTGATCACACTGGAAGAAATGGGCTTTGAAATTGAGGCATCACACCATGAAGTAGCCCCGGGCCAGCATGAAATTGATTTTAAATATTCTGATGCGCTGGATACGGCTGATAAAATTATGACTTTCAAATTTGTAGTCCGTACGATTGCACAGCGTCATGGCCTGCACGCTACCTTCATGCCCAAGCCGGTATTCGGCATTAACGGCAGTGGCATGCACACCAACCAATCATTATTTAAAGGGGAAGAAAATGCCTTTTATGATTCCAATGGCTCCATGGAATTAAGTAAGGAAGCCTTTTATTACATTGGCGGGCTTTTAAAGCACGCGCGGGCACTGGCTGCAATAACCAACCCTACAATTAATTCTTATAAGCGTCTGGTACCCGGTTATGAAGCACCGGTATACCTGGCTTGGAGCGGTCGTAATCGCAGCCCTTTGATTCGTATTCCGGCTAAGAGGGGTCTGAGCACCAGGGTAGAACTGCGTAATCCGGATCCCTCTTGTAACCCTTATTTGGGTATAGCTTGCAGTCTTATGGCCGGCCTGGACGGTATTTACAATAAAATTGAGCCGCCTGCTCCCTGTGACCGTAACATTTATGAAATGAGTGCATCTGACCGCCGTGATATGGGTATTGCTTCTCTACCGGCCAGCCTGATGGAATCTTACGCAGAGCTCTCAGGTGATGAAGTGCTACGCTCCACTTTAGGTGGACACATATTCGAAAAATTAATAGAAGCAAAAGAGATAGAGTGGGACAGCTATCGCATGAGCGTGCACCAGTGGGAAATAGACGAGTACTTAACCAAGTTTTAG